A genomic stretch from Schistosoma haematobium chromosome 4, whole genome shotgun sequence includes:
- a CDS encoding hypothetical protein (EggNog:ENOG410VKM6~COG:S) — protein sequence MQAENKRIDSEEMLQYSDHEEESAPHTQEVAQMLSKEARNAFIGWESHGSRIIKLSFKTNKKGITMNVMRCYAPTNDSNDDDKDQLYERLQSITAKFSGNNLTILMGVLNVKFGMDNMEYEDIMRRHGLTERKEREW from the coding sequence ATGCAAGCTGAAAATAAGAGAATAGATTCAGAAGAGATGCTGCAGTACTCTGATCACGAAGAAGAAagtgctccacacactcaggaagTTGCTCAGATgttgtccaaagaagcacgaaatgcattTATTgggtgggaatctcatggatccaggatcatcaaactatccttcaaaacaaacaagaaaggaatcacaatgaatgttatgcgatgttatgcacccaccaatgatagtaacgatgacgataaagatcagctctacgagaggctgcaatcaatcacagCCAAATTCTCAGGAAACAACCTGACAATCCTGATGGGAGTTCTAAATGTCAAGTTCGGAATGGATAACATggagtatgaagatatcatgagacgacatggactgactgagagaaaggaacgagaatggtga